A single window of Dethiosulfovibrio salsuginis DNA harbors:
- the ruvC gene encoding crossover junction endodeoxyribonuclease RuvC, whose protein sequence is MTDPIRCLGIDPGIGRMGYGVIEKSRSRYISVSYGCIETPPNMAVPKRLELLYNGLREQIESCSPAFMSVEKLFFGKNTTTAENVWQARGVVLLIAAQNNLPVVEPKPSEAKMTVCGNGRAEKSQVQRMIQLLLGLKEIPRPDDAADALAIAMAGLAISKGPGTI, encoded by the coding sequence TTGACTGATCCTATACGATGCCTTGGCATCGACCCAGGCATAGGAAGGATGGGGTATGGCGTTATCGAAAAGTCGAGAAGCCGTTACATATCCGTCTCTTACGGATGTATAGAAACTCCGCCTAATATGGCTGTTCCTAAAAGACTAGAATTACTTTATAACGGACTGAGGGAGCAGATTGAAAGCTGCTCCCCTGCTTTTATGTCCGTTGAAAAACTCTTTTTCGGAAAAAACACCACTACGGCGGAAAACGTCTGGCAAGCCAGAGGGGTAGTTCTACTGATAGCCGCTCAAAATAATCTCCCTGTTGTAGAGCCCAAACCCTCAGAGGCTAAGATGACGGTTTGTGGAAACGGCAGGGCTGAAAAAAGTCAGGTCCAGAGAATGATACAGCTTCTGCTTGGGTTGAAGGAGATTCCTCGTCCCGATGACGCCGCTGACGCCTTAGCTATCGCTATGGCAGGCTTGGCGATATCCAAGGGCCCTGGGACTATCTAA
- a CDS encoding YebC/PmpR family DNA-binding transcriptional regulator, which produces MSGHSKWANIKHRKAAQDAKRGNLFQKLVKAIIIAAKEGGGDPSTNVRLKAALDRAKAASVPANNIDRAIKRGTGEIEGAVYEELVYEGYGPDGVAVIIECLTDNKNRTTPEIRVLLDRSGGSLGATGSVSWMFERRGVINLSGDNLDEEELMEAALECGAEDVERDDGFVVYTNPSDLNDVKEALEARGYGIENAESQMVPKTTVVVSNPDKAKKILKLMDMIESHDDVQSVASNFDISQEIMDEID; this is translated from the coding sequence ATGTCTGGACATTCAAAATGGGCTAATATCAAACATCGAAAAGCTGCTCAAGATGCGAAAAGGGGAAATCTTTTTCAGAAGCTAGTTAAAGCTATTATCATCGCAGCAAAGGAGGGAGGCGGAGACCCTTCCACTAACGTGAGATTAAAAGCCGCGTTAGATAGAGCTAAGGCCGCCAGTGTTCCCGCCAACAACATAGATAGGGCGATAAAAAGAGGCACCGGTGAGATTGAGGGCGCCGTCTATGAGGAGCTGGTCTACGAGGGATACGGTCCTGACGGTGTGGCTGTTATAATAGAGTGTCTGACGGACAACAAAAATAGAACCACCCCCGAGATAAGGGTGCTCCTCGATCGTAGTGGCGGTTCGTTAGGCGCAACCGGCAGCGTTAGTTGGATGTTCGAGCGTAGAGGGGTTATCAACCTATCGGGAGATAATCTCGATGAAGAGGAACTTATGGAGGCTGCCCTCGAGTGCGGTGCGGAAGACGTTGAAAGAGACGATGGATTTGTGGTCTATACAAACCCGTCCGACCTTAACGATGTAAAAGAGGCTCTAGAGGCGAGAGGTTACGGTATAGAGAACGCAGAAAGTCAGATGGTCCCTAAAACCACCGTCGTAGTGTCAAATCCCGACAAGGCGAAGAAAATCCTTAAGTTGATGGATATGATCGAAAGTCACGATGATGTCCAGAGCGTAGCCTCTAACTTTGATATCTCTCAGGAGATAATGGACGAAATTGACTGA
- the nadE gene encoding NAD(+) synthase → MIKSRKSPEEIVFLIENWIRQKTLESSSCGGVVGLSGGIDSAVVAVLLRRVFGENMLAIKMPCHSIEEDNLHADLLIEKFDLPWALVDLSETYDSLVKAVKLRTDSLAVANIKPRLRMTTLYAFAQSHGYLVCGTGNKAELTVGYFTKHGDSGVDLLPLGDLTKSEVRDVAEYLDIPSVIVEKAPSAGLWEGQTDEIEMGLSYDQIDNFIIGQTDGDKTNEIQTRFNSTKHKREIPPICELF, encoded by the coding sequence ATGATTAAATCTCGCAAGTCACCAGAGGAAATAGTGTTTCTCATAGAGAATTGGATCAGACAAAAGACACTGGAGTCTTCCTCCTGCGGTGGTGTGGTCGGCTTAAGCGGTGGAATCGATTCGGCCGTTGTGGCTGTTCTCCTTCGCAGGGTTTTCGGTGAGAATATGCTGGCTATAAAGATGCCCTGCCACAGCATAGAGGAGGATAACCTCCACGCCGATCTGCTAATAGAAAAATTTGATCTTCCCTGGGCCCTAGTCGACCTGTCGGAGACCTACGATTCTCTGGTCAAGGCGGTAAAACTAAGGACTGATAGCTTAGCGGTAGCCAACATAAAACCTCGGCTCAGGATGACTACCCTTTACGCCTTTGCTCAGAGCCACGGTTATCTGGTCTGTGGTACAGGCAATAAGGCGGAGCTTACGGTAGGTTATTTCACCAAACACGGAGACTCCGGGGTTGACTTGCTTCCTCTAGGCGACCTCACTAAATCGGAGGTCCGAGATGTAGCAGAATATCTCGACATACCTTCGGTGATCGTAGAAAAAGCTCCTTCCGCTGGTCTCTGGGAGGGCCAGACCGATGAGATCGAAATGGGATTGTCTTACGATCAAATAGATAACTTCATAATAGGGCAAACCGATGGGGATAAAACGAACGAAATACAGACAAGGTTCAATTCAACTAAGCATAAAAGGGAGATACCTCCTATTTGTGAACTTTTTTAA
- the argF gene encoding ornithine carbamoyltransferase yields MAINLRGRSFLTLKDFTSREIAYLLDLSMDLKRKKRAGVKGDLLEGKNVALIFEKASTRTRCAFTVACIDEGAHPEFLGKNDIHLGKKEDVQDTARVLGRMFDGIQFRGFSQKLVEDLAKHSGVPVWNGLTDDYHPTQILADFLTIQEAFGKLRGLKLVYIGDGRNNMANSLMIGSAKMGMHCTICAPENLFPEESLMDEVRAIASETGSQIVLESDPKKAVKDADAIYTDVWVSMGEEDKVEERKNLLMPYQVNQDLMNATGNPETIFLHCLPANKGQEVTEDVFESSRSLVFDEAENRLHTIKAVMVATLGK; encoded by the coding sequence ATGGCAATCAACCTTAGAGGACGTAGTTTTCTGACACTGAAGGACTTCACCAGCAGAGAAATAGCTTATCTTCTCGATCTTTCCATGGATCTTAAGAGGAAAAAAAGGGCTGGAGTAAAGGGAGACCTTCTTGAAGGTAAAAACGTCGCCCTCATCTTTGAAAAAGCCTCCACCAGGACCAGATGTGCGTTTACAGTCGCCTGCATCGACGAGGGAGCTCACCCGGAGTTCCTCGGTAAAAACGATATCCACCTGGGTAAAAAGGAGGACGTACAGGACACTGCCAGGGTTTTAGGTAGAATGTTTGACGGAATCCAGTTTAGGGGATTTAGCCAGAAGTTAGTCGAAGATCTGGCTAAACACAGCGGTGTCCCGGTGTGGAATGGACTGACCGACGACTATCATCCAACCCAGATACTCGCCGACTTCCTTACTATCCAGGAGGCTTTTGGCAAGCTTAGAGGGCTCAAATTGGTCTACATCGGCGACGGCAGAAACAACATGGCGAATTCCTTGATGATCGGCTCTGCCAAGATGGGGATGCACTGCACCATATGTGCTCCTGAGAACCTCTTCCCCGAAGAATCTCTTATGGATGAGGTCAGGGCTATCGCTTCAGAGACCGGTTCCCAGATAGTCCTTGAGAGCGATCCAAAGAAAGCAGTGAAAGACGCCGACGCTATCTACACCGACGTGTGGGTCTCTATGGGCGAAGAGGATAAAGTGGAGGAGAGAAAGAACCTCCTTATGCCCTATCAGGTCAATCAAGATCTGATGAACGCTACCGGCAATCCCGAGACCATCTTCCTCCACTGTCTTCCTGCAAACAAAGGACAGGAGGTTACGGAGGACGTCTTTGAATCCTCACGTTCCCTTGTCTTCGACGAGGCGGAAAACAGGCTTCACACCATAAAGGCAGTTATGGTAGCTACTTTAGGGAAATAG
- the ispG gene encoding flavodoxin-dependent (E)-4-hydroxy-3-methylbut-2-enyl-diphosphate synthase — MRNRSLLVGSVSIGGNSPVRVESMLKVPLCRLEEGMKQLDDLARSGCELVRVAFPSASDQENFSRLVKDSPVSVMADIHFDPSLAEAAIAAGCRAIRINPGNMGSPEKLDRLIAMSKDEGVVIRIGANSGSVSPRQLKEAGGDRPAALALAVEEQLRALEDRGFQDILLSAKSTDVRETVAANKILFDKYGKIYPFHIGITESGSGIAGVSKSSVGLGILLSMGIGDTIRVSLSDNPEIEVAAGFEILKSLGLRQRGAEIISCPTCGRKKLDVVAVLPEIRPLLEGLPDGFKVAIMGCEVNGPQEARHADVGVAGSYSEAIFFKKGEVVDRRPLSELVKGMSLLLEPYRLKS; from the coding sequence GTGAGAAATAGATCTTTATTGGTAGGCTCTGTTTCCATAGGAGGAAACTCTCCTGTTCGGGTCGAAAGCATGCTCAAGGTACCTCTTTGCAGACTGGAGGAGGGTATGAAGCAACTTGACGATCTTGCGAGATCGGGCTGTGAGTTAGTTCGAGTTGCTTTCCCCTCCGCTTCGGACCAGGAAAACTTTAGCAGGTTAGTTAAAGATAGCCCTGTTTCCGTAATGGCGGATATCCACTTCGACCCATCCCTTGCTGAAGCAGCTATTGCCGCCGGATGTCGAGCTATAAGGATCAATCCCGGTAACATGGGATCGCCTGAAAAACTAGATCGATTGATAGCTATGTCCAAAGACGAGGGGGTCGTCATAAGGATAGGCGCTAACAGCGGTTCTGTAAGTCCACGGCAACTCAAGGAGGCTGGTGGAGACCGTCCAGCTGCGTTGGCACTAGCTGTAGAAGAACAGCTGAGGGCCCTTGAGGACAGAGGCTTCCAGGATATTCTTTTATCCGCAAAGTCCACCGACGTAAGGGAGACCGTCGCTGCGAATAAAATTTTATTCGATAAATACGGAAAAATCTATCCCTTTCATATTGGAATCACCGAATCTGGATCTGGCATCGCAGGTGTATCAAAAAGCTCCGTAGGCTTGGGGATACTTCTCTCCATGGGGATAGGGGACACCATAAGGGTGAGCCTCAGCGATAACCCGGAAATCGAGGTAGCCGCTGGTTTCGAGATACTAAAATCCCTGGGGCTGCGTCAAAGAGGGGCAGAGATAATATCCTGTCCTACCTGCGGTAGAAAAAAGCTCGACGTAGTGGCGGTTCTACCTGAAATAAGGCCCCTTCTTGAGGGACTTCCCGATGGATTCAAGGTGGCCATAATGGGGTGCGAGGTCAACGGACCTCAGGAGGCCCGTCACGCTGATGTAGGTGTGGCAGGCTCCTACTCGGAGGCAATCTTCTTTAAAAAGGGCGAGGTTGTCGATAGGCGACCTTTATCTGAACTTGTAAAAGGAATGAGTTTACTTCTTGAGCCATATCGTCTAAAATCATAG
- the rseP gene encoding RIP metalloprotease RseP has translation MVSILSFVLIIAVCVVIHEYGHYRTAIAMGIQVHEFAFGMGPVIFSKKGKRNIWSVRLFPIGGFVRLAGMEEEESQEVSCPGMGFNEKSPWARLSVLIAGPASNVFLAFLLTALLLGGQGVLNMETPTVGSIMAGYPSDLAGIRPGDVIISVNGESVSDWSSMAQAIRNSPLDDPLALIILREGREINMNVEITDDPVTGFPLLGIQPGRIRYSPLKAINQSMSYTFHMSTAMIKGIGEWIFGKTEVDVSGPIGIASMAGDAAKQGLWPFISFLAIISLNLGIINLFPFPALDGGRIIFILGEIVTGKRLSQAIEGYIHFAGFVLLIGLILFITWQDVMKLL, from the coding sequence ATGGTATCGATATTATCGTTTGTGCTCATAATTGCCGTATGTGTGGTCATCCATGAATACGGCCACTACCGTACCGCGATAGCTATGGGAATACAGGTTCATGAATTTGCCTTCGGTATGGGGCCTGTGATTTTCAGTAAAAAGGGCAAAAGAAATATCTGGTCTGTGAGGCTCTTTCCTATCGGGGGATTTGTCAGGCTAGCGGGCATGGAGGAAGAGGAATCTCAGGAAGTCTCCTGTCCAGGAATGGGATTTAACGAAAAATCACCTTGGGCCAGGCTTTCGGTCCTTATCGCAGGGCCAGCTTCAAACGTCTTTTTAGCGTTTCTGCTGACCGCCTTACTACTTGGGGGACAGGGAGTTTTAAACATGGAGACCCCTACGGTAGGATCGATAATGGCGGGATATCCCTCCGATTTAGCTGGAATTCGGCCGGGAGATGTAATTATCTCCGTTAACGGGGAGTCGGTCTCCGACTGGTCCTCTATGGCTCAGGCCATAAGGAATAGCCCTCTAGACGATCCTCTTGCCTTGATTATCCTGAGAGAAGGTCGGGAAATCAATATGAACGTTGAGATCACCGATGATCCTGTAACAGGATTTCCCCTTTTAGGCATCCAGCCTGGCAGGATAAGATACTCACCTCTAAAAGCCATAAACCAATCTATGAGTTATACGTTTCACATGTCTACTGCTATGATAAAAGGAATAGGTGAATGGATTTTTGGGAAAACCGAGGTTGACGTCTCTGGCCCGATCGGGATAGCCTCCATGGCAGGGGATGCCGCTAAACAAGGTCTCTGGCCCTTTATATCCTTTCTCGCTATAATAAGTCTTAATCTGGGAATTATAAACTTATTCCCCTTCCCTGCTCTCGACGGAGGTAGAATTATCTTTATCCTGGGAGAGATAGTTACAGGTAAAAGATTGTCGCAGGCCATAGAGGGGTATATCCATTTCGCTGGATTTGTCCTTTTGATAGGGTTAATCCTTTTCATAACCTGGCAAGACGTTATGAAGTTGCTGTGA
- a CDS encoding 1-deoxy-D-xylulose-5-phosphate reductoisomerase, with protein MTSPIRVAVVGCTGSVGRSVVDVCRIYRDRFALTGMAARDNAEGLERLANEFLPSIVVLRDRSKLRSISLPLGTVGLHGDEGLIDMVCSEEVDHVAFVSSGTEAIPALLAALKAGKTVSLANKESIVVSGSWVLPYSKPGQIRPLDSEHNAVWQCLIGENVDYIDHIALTASGGPFRLTALDRLPSVTPEMAVSHPVWSMGQKISVDSATMINKGIEIIEAMRLFSLPHQKVSAYIHPGSSAHGFVRFIDGNIKMLIAPPDMRMSAMTALSYPDRLPLASLSLDNIDMNGAVFSFDVPEKDRYPGYYTALEVAKEGGSYPTVLVGADEIAVSAFLKGRIGFMDIPRIISEVIDSFSGNSAHSLEEELDILQWSRDIADSLCSNRG; from the coding sequence ATGACCTCGCCTATAAGGGTAGCGGTTGTAGGATGTACAGGGAGTGTCGGTCGTTCGGTTGTAGACGTTTGCCGTATCTATCGAGATCGTTTTGCTTTGACCGGGATGGCGGCCAGAGATAACGCCGAGGGATTGGAGAGACTGGCTAACGAATTTTTGCCCTCTATAGTTGTTTTGCGAGATCGCTCTAAACTCAGATCCATCAGTCTCCCTTTGGGAACCGTAGGGCTTCACGGGGACGAGGGATTAATAGACATGGTATGTTCCGAGGAGGTGGACCACGTTGCCTTCGTATCCTCGGGCACCGAGGCTATTCCCGCTCTACTTGCAGCACTGAAAGCGGGCAAAACGGTCTCCCTAGCCAATAAAGAGAGCATAGTGGTCTCAGGAAGCTGGGTGTTGCCCTACAGTAAACCTGGACAGATACGTCCCCTGGACAGCGAGCATAACGCTGTATGGCAATGTCTGATTGGGGAAAACGTAGACTATATAGACCACATCGCTCTAACCGCCTCAGGAGGCCCCTTTAGGCTAACGGCTCTGGATCGACTTCCCTCTGTAACCCCTGAGATGGCCGTAAGTCATCCCGTGTGGAGCATGGGACAGAAAATAAGCGTTGATAGTGCGACGATGATAAACAAAGGAATAGAGATAATTGAGGCGATGAGATTATTCTCCCTTCCCCACCAAAAGGTATCCGCCTATATCCATCCAGGATCCTCCGCCCATGGCTTTGTCCGTTTTATAGACGGCAATATAAAGATGCTTATAGCTCCACCGGATATGAGGATGTCCGCTATGACCGCTTTATCCTATCCCGATAGGCTGCCCTTGGCTTCTCTGTCTTTGGATAATATAGACATGAACGGTGCGGTCTTCTCATTTGATGTGCCGGAAAAAGACCGTTATCCTGGATATTACACCGCCCTGGAGGTAGCTAAAGAGGGAGGGAGCTATCCTACCGTGCTTGTCGGAGCCGATGAAATCGCAGTAAGCGCTTTCTTGAAGGGAAGGATCGGCTTTATGGATATCCCTAGGATAATTTCAGAGGTAATCGACTCTTTTAGCGGAAATTCCGCCCATAGTCTCGAGGAAGAACTGGATATCCTACAGTGGTCAAGGGATATCGCCGATTCCTTATGTTCTAATAGGGGGTAG
- a CDS encoding phosphatidate cytidylyltransferase — protein sequence MAVSDKKGRELLKRSVSGIILVSIIVMAVDYGGLVWSVLATIFGMVSLLEFYRISSKRLKLSKGIGLLAGMFFMSFVGFLGAQEKNILAGLALVFFVTLFVELIRRQSVGFSTAIENGAGVVAGLVYIILPWCFSIYLRNSPIGKIVLLSVFFCTWSCDVFAYLVGSRWGKHRLCDQVSPKKTWEGFYSGVAGSFLAAAVVAYVREFPPFPILVIGLVCGVAGQLGDLAESIFKREVGVKDSGNILPGHGGMLDRFDSVLVSLTIIYFIFEVLWR from the coding sequence ATGGCAGTCTCCGATAAGAAGGGAAGAGAGCTATTAAAGAGATCGGTTTCAGGCATTATACTGGTATCAATTATAGTTATGGCGGTGGACTATGGAGGCCTCGTATGGTCCGTATTGGCCACAATCTTTGGAATGGTATCGCTGCTGGAGTTTTACAGGATATCCAGTAAAAGGCTAAAGCTCTCCAAAGGGATAGGGCTCCTGGCGGGGATGTTTTTCATGTCCTTTGTGGGATTCCTTGGGGCTCAGGAGAAAAACATTCTCGCAGGTCTTGCCCTTGTTTTTTTTGTGACACTTTTCGTCGAGTTGATAAGAAGGCAGTCCGTGGGATTTAGCACAGCCATCGAAAACGGTGCTGGGGTGGTCGCAGGGTTGGTATACATTATTTTACCTTGGTGTTTTTCTATATACCTCAGAAACAGTCCGATAGGGAAGATAGTCCTTCTTTCGGTGTTCTTCTGTACTTGGAGTTGCGATGTATTCGCTTACCTGGTCGGAAGTCGCTGGGGTAAACATCGTCTTTGTGATCAAGTTAGCCCCAAAAAAACCTGGGAAGGCTTTTACAGTGGGGTAGCTGGCAGTTTCTTAGCCGCCGCTGTTGTCGCCTATGTAAGGGAATTTCCCCCTTTTCCCATTCTGGTTATAGGGTTAGTTTGTGGCGTCGCTGGGCAGCTTGGCGATTTAGCTGAATCCATCTTTAAGAGAGAAGTTGGGGTAAAGGATAGCGGAAATATCCTGCCCGGCCATGGTGGTATGCTTGATCGCTTTGACAGCGTCCTAGTTAGCCTCACAATAATTTACTTTATATTTGAGGTGCTTTGGAGATGA
- the uppS gene encoding polyprenyl diphosphate synthase: MNREKQVIGHIAIIMDGNGRWAKKRGLPRLLGHRAGVKTLENLVYAAKDRGIRHLSVYAFSSENWTRPSMEVTGLMKLFGYYARKKLKDLMREDIRVRFAGRREGLPDFVVQAMDNAEAKTRNCSSLDLIACFNYGGRQEILDSVNDFIRENPGKPVDEVSLRGKMYLPDLPDPDLIIRTSGELRLSNFWLWQSSYSEFYFTDTLWPDFSPVMLDRAIESFETRDRRYGSLR, translated from the coding sequence ATGAATAGGGAAAAACAAGTCATAGGTCATATCGCTATTATCATGGATGGCAACGGCCGCTGGGCGAAAAAGAGGGGCCTTCCAAGGCTTTTAGGCCATAGGGCAGGGGTTAAAACCCTGGAAAACTTGGTCTATGCAGCTAAGGATAGAGGAATAAGACATCTATCGGTGTACGCATTTTCAAGCGAAAACTGGACTAGGCCGTCTATGGAGGTAACCGGATTGATGAAGCTCTTCGGTTACTACGCTAGGAAAAAGCTGAAAGATCTAATGCGAGAGGATATCCGGGTACGTTTTGCCGGGAGAAGGGAGGGCCTTCCGGATTTTGTCGTCCAAGCGATGGATAATGCGGAGGCTAAGACCAGAAACTGTTCATCCCTTGATCTTATCGCTTGCTTTAACTACGGAGGGCGTCAGGAGATACTGGATTCGGTTAACGACTTTATACGGGAAAATCCCGGAAAACCAGTAGACGAAGTTTCCCTTCGGGGCAAGATGTATTTACCTGATCTCCCCGATCCTGATTTGATAATCAGGACCAGTGGAGAGCTTCGCTTAAGTAATTTCTGGTTGTGGCAGAGCAGCTACAGCGAGTTTTACTTTACCGATACCTTGTGGCCCGATTTTAGTCCAGTAATGCTCGATAGGGCGATTGAAAGCTTTGAGACGAGGGATAGACGATATGGCAGTCTCCGATAA
- a CDS encoding uracil-DNA glycosylase — MNLADKKENLRSFLVSKINEEVAKCERCALHVDRANSVLGEGPLDAALMFVGEGPGAEEDAQGKPFVGKAGQLLDKIMKAAGISREEVYISNIVKCRPPGNRAPSIEEIVLCQKFLEAQIAVINPEIIVCLGNTPSKWILGSTEGITKLRGRWFVWRGIDVMPMFHPSYLLRNESRQKDGPKALTWLDIQEVKRRLDIAKARGLR, encoded by the coding sequence TTGAATCTAGCGGATAAAAAAGAGAACCTCAGATCTTTTTTAGTTTCTAAGATAAACGAGGAGGTCGCAAAATGCGAAAGATGCGCCCTTCACGTCGATAGAGCCAATTCAGTACTAGGAGAGGGGCCGTTAGATGCGGCCCTTATGTTCGTTGGTGAAGGTCCAGGAGCAGAAGAAGATGCCCAGGGCAAACCTTTTGTAGGTAAAGCAGGACAACTTTTGGATAAAATCATGAAGGCTGCGGGGATATCTAGAGAGGAAGTTTATATCTCTAACATCGTAAAGTGCCGTCCTCCTGGCAACAGAGCTCCCAGCATAGAGGAAATTGTACTTTGCCAAAAATTTCTGGAAGCCCAGATTGCTGTGATAAATCCTGAAATTATCGTTTGCCTTGGTAACACCCCGTCAAAATGGATCTTAGGTTCAACTGAGGGGATAACTAAGCTTAGAGGACGATGGTTTGTGTGGCGAGGTATAGATGTGATGCCTATGTTTCATCCTAGCTATCTCCTTAGAAACGAATCCCGTCAAAAGGACGGTCCTAAGGCACTTACCTGGCTGGATATTCAGGAGGTCAAGAGACGTTTAGATATAGCGAAGGCAAGGGGTCTGAGATGA
- the murA gene encoding UDP-N-acetylglucosamine 1-carboxyvinyltransferase has translation MDEMLKVVGGKPLRGEIKAQGSKNAALPVMAASLLLRDATLELDNVPNLKDISTMSDLLRVLGATVNFQGNRISIKIGDQLSSETPGALVQKMRASSLVLGPLLARQGRAVLPLPGGCSIGSRPIDLHLKGLVKMGATIDLVHGAVHATTKGLSGCRIYLDFPSVGATENLLMAAVLAKGETVLENAAREPEIVNLVDCLRSMGAEIDGEGTGVLRIKGRSELNDASVRIIPDRIAACTYLLAGVITDGNVTVNDVIPQHFDSLLAKLEEASVDIESKDGKVTVFPSRDKLKAISMKTLPYPGFPTDVQPQLMSVLCLAEGTSVIKESIFESRFLHASELKKMGANIELQGNTAIISGASKLNCADVVATDLRAGAALVLAGLATEGETVVHSMSHVDRGYECIEGVLSSLGAQVKRFEGED, from the coding sequence ATGGATGAAATGCTAAAAGTAGTCGGAGGAAAGCCCCTCAGGGGAGAGATAAAAGCTCAAGGTTCTAAAAACGCTGCTCTTCCAGTTATGGCCGCATCTTTGCTGTTGAGAGACGCCACCCTTGAGTTGGATAACGTTCCGAATCTCAAAGATATATCTACGATGTCCGATTTGCTTAGAGTCTTAGGAGCTACAGTGAATTTCCAGGGAAACAGGATTTCCATAAAGATCGGAGATCAACTTTCTTCCGAAACTCCCGGAGCTTTAGTACAGAAGATGAGGGCCTCTTCTTTGGTTTTAGGTCCTCTTCTCGCCAGGCAGGGAAGGGCGGTTTTACCGTTGCCCGGTGGTTGTTCTATCGGCAGTAGACCTATAGATCTCCACCTAAAGGGTCTAGTTAAAATGGGCGCTACTATAGACTTGGTTCACGGGGCGGTTCACGCTACTACCAAAGGCCTCTCTGGATGTAGGATATACCTGGATTTCCCCTCGGTAGGAGCGACGGAAAACCTCCTTATGGCGGCGGTTTTGGCTAAAGGGGAGACGGTGCTTGAAAACGCGGCAAGAGAGCCGGAGATCGTGAACTTAGTCGATTGTCTCAGATCTATGGGAGCGGAGATCGACGGAGAAGGTACGGGGGTCCTCAGGATAAAGGGACGTTCCGAGTTAAACGACGCTTCGGTGAGAATAATTCCAGATAGGATTGCCGCCTGTACGTATCTTCTGGCCGGTGTTATTACCGACGGCAACGTCACCGTCAACGACGTAATTCCTCAACACTTTGACTCTCTGTTGGCAAAACTAGAGGAAGCCTCGGTGGATATCGAGTCGAAAGATGGAAAGGTTACGGTCTTCCCTTCCAGGGATAAACTTAAGGCGATATCCATGAAAACCCTTCCATATCCTGGATTCCCTACCGATGTCCAGCCACAGTTGATGTCCGTCCTCTGTCTAGCTGAGGGTACTAGCGTCATAAAGGAAAGCATATTTGAATCTCGTTTCCTTCATGCTAGCGAACTGAAGAAGATGGGAGCTAACATAGAGCTTCAGGGCAACACAGCCATAATCAGCGGGGCGTCAAAGCTCAACTGTGCCGACGTAGTTGCCACCGATCTGAGGGCTGGAGCAGCCCTGGTTCTAGCTGGGCTTGCTACGGAAGGGGAGACGGTCGTTCATTCGATGAGTCACGTGGATAGAGGATACGAGTGCATAGAGGGAGTTCTTTCCTCCCTAGGAGCACAGGTCAAGAGGTTTGAAGGGGAAGATTAA
- a CDS encoding glycosyltransferase family 4 protein: MLELKSLLMASFLLMWGYFLTPISIKLSGRFGILDQPSPRKGHSQPVPRGAGLVVWMGYLLWSLLFVPDGREFAFLATGASMVFFVGYLDDMSPLKPKIRLFVHLLAASLVVIPLHLSPLLSLVYLLWIAGCTNAYNLIDGMNGLSLSMAMLALFAVGCADGSLNLILPLIALCLGILPWNFPKAHTFLGDGGVYLLGFVVSTMMMWSVEPSMSPNVVKIAVTLILLGGVPVADTLTTIVRRLIAGKSPFSPDRGHVHHRLLDRGFSEGKVLVILIFAQGFLLWCGFSISLST; this comes from the coding sequence GTGTTAGAGCTAAAGTCACTTTTAATGGCGTCTTTCCTCCTTATGTGGGGATATTTCTTGACGCCTATATCGATCAAGCTTTCGGGGCGATTTGGCATTTTAGATCAGCCATCGCCCCGAAAGGGTCACAGCCAGCCAGTTCCTAGGGGAGCTGGCTTGGTTGTATGGATGGGATATCTTCTTTGGTCCCTGTTGTTTGTGCCTGATGGCCGGGAATTTGCGTTCCTAGCCACAGGAGCCTCAATGGTGTTTTTTGTAGGATATCTTGACGACATGTCCCCTCTGAAACCTAAAATAAGGTTATTCGTTCACCTTCTGGCAGCCAGTCTTGTCGTGATTCCCCTCCATTTATCTCCTCTGTTGTCTTTGGTCTACCTGTTATGGATAGCTGGATGTACCAATGCCTATAACCTTATAGATGGGATGAACGGGCTTTCCCTTTCTATGGCTATGCTAGCCCTTTTTGCCGTAGGTTGTGCTGACGGTAGTCTAAATCTTATACTTCCCCTTATCGCCTTATGTCTAGGGATACTGCCCTGGAATTTTCCGAAGGCCCATACCTTTTTAGGAGATGGAGGGGTTTATCTGCTGGGTTTTGTCGTCTCCACTATGATGATGTGGTCTGTTGAGCCCAGTATGTCTCCTAACGTCGTTAAAATCGCTGTAACATTGATCTTGCTGGGAGGTGTTCCTGTAGCGGACACCCTAACGACCATTGTTAGGCGTCTCATAGCCGGTAAATCCCCATTTTCCCCTGATAGGGGACATGTCCACCACAGGCTACTGGACAGAGGGTTTTCCGAGGGGAAAGTTCTTGTCATCCTTATATTTGCTCAAGGATTCCTTTTATGGTGTGGCTTTTCCATCTCCCTTTCTACCTGA